The Zygosaccharomyces rouxii strain CBS732 chromosome G complete sequence genome contains a region encoding:
- the VBA1 gene encoding Vba1p (similar to uniprot|Q04301 Saccharomyces cerevisiae YMR088C VBA1 Permease of basic amino acids in the vacuolar membrane): MDDDTAPLIPPESRDEESLEAEYHRYNLSLPKLPILTSLWLGSFIGSLDGTIVANIMNRVAEEFEESDKKQWIATSFLLTNTAFQPLYGKLSDITGRRFALLTAHFFFGLGCLLTCFAQSVEQFALARAICGIGGGGINACSSIAVSDICTAKERGSYQGYANIVFGTGQMLGGPIGGLLIDTIGWRAIFAVQVPIIMFCSFLTYKNITIKLSHIPPVSERFTWMNLSRIDIMGSSSLVVVICGILFICSTNWNKVILSTFTIVGFLFFIVTETYFAKECILPLKLLKGASGLCSLVTVLSSFITFGEIFRAPIYYQVVQDMSVTKTGLFVLFPAVSVAVGSVVTGTALRHTKLDLGHYCYLIILRSIFTQLIGLLLAYVVINGTEPTIGASSSTFAVHWFQFSSDSIWWKILLVSAGCMVSYGYSGLLVATLVSIVCSVEKSEQATLTGIFYLWRSIGSVLGTSLTLVIYENSLTKSLWGAMFGSRNDDSYHYTKKEYYNLIGDSSYLRSHFPVQSIEYLLKAYRGSFLISYLPSIGLAILGIVTSWVLITVNRFSRQKTF; encoded by the coding sequence ATGGATGACGATACTGCACCGCTGATTCCTCCAGAATCtagagatgaagaaagcCTAGAAGCTGAATATCATCGCTACAATCTATCTCTTCCGAAACTACCGATATTGACTTCACTATGGCTGGGAAGCTTTATTGGTTCCCTTGATGGTACTATTGTTGCCAATATTATGAACAGAGtagctgaagaatttgaagaatcagaCAAAAAACAATGGATTGCCACGAGTTTCCTTTTAACGAATACCGCTTTCCAGCCACTTTATGGTAAACTATCAGATATTACAGGCAGAAGATTTGCCCTTTTAACAGcccatttcttctttggattAGGTTGTCTGCTGACATGTTTTGCACAAAGTGTGGAACAATTTGCATTGGCAAGAGCTATTTGTGGTATTGGAGGTGGCGGTATCAATGCCTGTAGCAGTATCGCTGTAAGTGACATATGTACTGCCAAGGAACGCGGATCTTATCAAGGTTATGCTAATATTGTCTTTGGCACAGGACAGATGTTAGGTGGACCCATCGGTGGACTTTTGATAGACACGATTGGTTGGAGAGCTATCTTTGCAGTACAAGTACCTATTATAATGTTTTGCTCATTTTTGACATACAAGAATATTACTATTAAGCTGAGCCATATACCTCCAGTATCTGAGAGGTTTACTTGGATGAATCTGTCACGGATCGACATCATGGGCTCTTCTTCGTTGGTAGTGGTTATATGTGGTATTCTATTCATTTGCTCTACTAATTGGAACAAGGTCATACTTTCCACCTTTACCATTGTTGGGTTTTTATTCTTCATCGTAACAGAAACATATTTTGCCAAAGAATGTATTTTACCGCTCAAACTATTGAAGGGAGCTTCCGGACTCTGTTCATTGGTCACTGTTCTCTCATCATTTATAACTTTTGGTGAAATATTCAGGGCTCCTATTTACTACCAGGTCGTTCAGGATATGAGCGTTACCAAGACTGGTCTCTTTGTCCTCTTCCCGGCTGTTTCGGTGGCCGTTGGATCCGTTGTTACAGGCACTGCTTTGAGACATACTAAGCTAGATTTGGGACACTACTGCTATTTGATTATACTCAGAAGTATTTTCACTCAACTAATAGGGCTGCTTCTCGCTTATGTAGTCATCAATGGTACGGAACCTACAATTGGCGCAAGTTCTAGCACTTTTGCTGTCCACTGGTTCCAATTCAGTAGTGACTCAATCTGGTGGAAAATCTTACTGGTATCTGCAGGCTGTATGGTCAGTTATGGATATTCAGGACTCTTAGTTGCCACACTTGTGAGTATTGTGTGTtctgttgaaaaatctgaacAAGCTACCCTGACGGGAATTTTCTACCTCTGGAGATCAATTGGTAGCGTTCTAGGCACTTCGTTGACGTTAGTGATCTATGAAAACAGTCTAACCAAATCATTATGGGGAGCCATGTTCGGTTCGAGAAATGATGATTCATATCACTACACAAAGAAGGAATATTATAATCTGATTGGCGATTCAAGTTATTTGAGATCACACTTCCCTGttcaatccattgaatATTTGCTCAAAGCGTACAGGGGTTCGTTTCTCATCTCATATCTACCCAGTATCGGACTAGCCATCCTCGGTATTGTTACTTCGTGGGTGCTCATTACAGTGAATAGGTTTTCACGACAGAAGACATTCTAG
- the PDL32 gene encoding putative ADP-ribose 1''-phosphate phosphatase (similar to uniprot|Q04299 Saccharomyces cerevisiae YMR087W Putative ADP-ribose-1''-monophosphatase that converts ADP-ribose-1''-monophosphate to ADP-ribose may have a role in tRNA splicing contains an A1pp domain), translated as MKVILCDTNEAICKSWVKFLGRNIRSSSEARFQFHIHHGSLEPLLKGESSTNCAVVSPGNSFGYLGGGFDLAIRNYLGGEKFESWFRQQIGPGYHHVGSSTVVDLGVGSGSGSQIWGNRGIRYIIHVPTMVAPSKPLYDPNFPMRTGYEPVFNATWNSLASSISLNVDTLIIPGLCSGWVGVPVEVTCKSMCFALRLYAMRNQMSVDLQNALIMYFLKYPFKPFMRSSFKEECRELNINVNQLKNFDAERDSIESIMPGM; from the coding sequence ATGAAGGTCATTCTTTGTGATACTAATGAGGCCATTTGCAAATCGTGGGTCAAGTTTCTCGGAAGAAACATAAGGAGTTCATCTGAAGCtagatttcaatttcatatTCATCACGGTAGCCTCGAGCCACTCTTGAAAGGGGAGAGTTCTACTAATTGTGCTGTCGTTTCGCCTGGTAATTCGTTCGGATACCTAGGTGGTGGGTTTGATTTAGCCATTCGTAATTATCTGGGCGGTGAGAAGTTTGAGTCATGGTTTAGGCAGCAGATAGGACCTGGATACCATCATGTTGGTTCTTCTACAGTTGTAGATCTAGGGGTCGGAAGTGGTAGCGGCTCGCAGATCTGGGGTAACAGAGGTATAAGGTACATCATCCACGTTCCCACAATGGTGGCACCTTCCAAACCCTTATACGACCCCAATTTCCCTATGAGAACTGGTTATGAACCTGTTTTCAATGCAACTTGGAATTCTTTGGCCAGTAGTATATCCTTAAATGTGGATACGTTGATTATACCAGGATTATGTAGCGGTTGGGTCGGCGTGCCGGTGGAAGTAACTTGCAAAAGCATGTGCTTTGCCCTTAGACTGTATGCCATGAGGAATCAGATGTCTGttgatttacaaaatgcCTTGATCATGTATTTCTTAAAATATCCCTTTAAACCATTTATGAGGTCAAGCTTTAAGGAAGAATGTCGCGAACTGAATATCAATgtgaatcaattgaagaattttgacGCTGAGAgagattcaattgagtcTATAATGCCTGGTATGTAG